A region of Chlamydia crocodili DNA encodes the following proteins:
- a CDS encoding autotransporter outer membrane beta-barrel domain-containing protein has translation MGSKLTKYFTSISLTLALFSNAYADDATQTSTNPTTKEIEIKTDRKGDFVGNIFWQSTYAATSGMNASRLSLESLSDKSFYFDIEGGALGLCLYQQDIGEKVGFHMDGTGYYTGISFGSPSLYKIGFKFASQHTNANANIGHNEVASDYLSLGSYWEIHCFKGKFILSGNYLYTQGLHELNYTHRQLLGACYGSFESQTVGSALSFYFPLKARTNDRLTIIPFFRYQAFISKQDSFTEDGARVRTFVTPDDLVDVSLPFGLHNKLAFHGCCPSIWELEVAYRPTLLRKTPLVGSVLVADNGSWISSPTDVNYHAFSINLKNETRLFKHLHINFDYQCDISSSTCSHYILGGGKLSF, from the coding sequence ATGGGATCTAAATTAACGAAATACTTCACATCTATAAGTCTTACTCTTGCACTGTTTAGCAATGCATATGCTGATGATGCAACTCAAACCTCTACAAATCCAACAACTAAAGAAATCGAAATAAAGACAGATCGCAAAGGGGATTTTGTAGGGAATATCTTTTGGCAATCTACCTACGCTGCAACATCTGGAATGAATGCATCCAGGTTATCTTTAGAATCTCTAAGTGATAAATCCTTTTATTTTGATATTGAAGGTGGTGCTTTAGGTCTCTGTCTTTATCAACAAGATATCGGGGAAAAAGTAGGATTCCATATGGATGGTACAGGATACTATACTGGTATCTCCTTTGGATCTCCTTCCCTTTACAAAATTGGTTTTAAATTTGCTTCCCAGCATACCAATGCTAATGCTAATATTGGTCATAATGAAGTAGCATCAGATTATTTATCCTTAGGAAGTTACTGGGAAATCCATTGTTTTAAAGGGAAATTTATCCTATCAGGAAACTATCTCTATACCCAAGGTCTTCATGAGCTAAACTATACTCATCGTCAACTTTTAGGAGCTTGCTATGGCTCATTCGAAAGTCAAACCGTAGGTAGCGCTCTCTCCTTTTACTTCCCTTTAAAGGCTAGAACAAATGATCGTTTGACTATCATTCCATTTTTCCGCTATCAAGCCTTTATCTCAAAACAAGATAGCTTCACAGAAGACGGTGCTCGCGTACGTACTTTCGTAACACCTGATGATCTTGTTGATGTCAGCCTACCCTTCGGATTGCATAATAAATTAGCCTTCCATGGATGCTGCCCATCCATTTGGGAATTAGAAGTTGCTTATAGACCAACACTCCTAAGAAAAACACCTTTAGTGGGTTCCGTATTAGTAGCAGATAACGGCTCTTGGATTTCTTCACCTACAGATGTGAACTATCATGCTTTTTCTATAAATCTTAAAAATGAAACGCGATTATTCAAACATCTACATATAAACTTTGATTATCAATGTGATATCTCTTCATCTACATGTAGCCATTACATACTGGGTGGAGGGAAACTCTCTTTCTAA
- a CDS encoding polymorphic outer membrane protein middle domain-containing protein: protein MKLKKILMRNLSLRLLALFSLTFITSLEARDLSFPFIIPSLGLPSFPDSLEAYMEETNLLGNTRGATSLTLDGYQKLIASAQLTISQGAVLDCHNLDICNTQGPMIFVNNSTQKAGGTFFANKLQISGNNGFILFSNNSARNSSTDINASIFSLAGAIRADQLGITNNKQPVYFLMNSSVTDGGAIQTTNTITLSDNKAPCLFYSNLSLWDTGRGGAIRTNSFESSKNTKDILFIDNRAGTGGGIASYGGCTFSNNQGNIVFSNNVSSNLGGTNNSNGGGITANSLGFTGNSGKIIFQNNSSTGSGGAVQCSSLNISENHDIYFLDNSAEKGGAISSGSLSISADYGNVTFSNNLCLPVSGDIYRNAINVGNNSKIELGAKYSRAILFYDPIEHDGTGSSIVINPHSDHQGCVVFSGATVYEDLKTEKNLFSQSKTKVELKNGVLAIEDGAGIATYQFEQTGGRLCLGSGGTLAAKEQSDSVKTATATITDLGLNLPSLLSGSQPAKLWIYPSATTTAGATTTFAENTAASITLSGNLTLTDEEGNNPYDTLDLSQGRNHIPLLYLCDNTASKITLDNLNVNAINDTEHYGYQGLWALKWEAKTTVTDSTSADKANTNHKYLYGDWTPTHYLPNPKYQTVLVANALWETFYTTMSSMRTFPDIMEIPAIFELQGQGLITSIHQDNRLKKPGFRMESSGYAVGTSSVKETQQRISFSFAQHFAHLKEKESENKLSSKNYVAGMQLRLPWFDKDVITTTTLIYNYGSHKTKHNYRKENKISRGDFYSHSFAASFNTTFELNPIYEGFDCALFIEAMAFRGSLSSFSEIGDYARSFAVIHPLYNVTLPMGILCQWSHDVHLLSSWKLQLAYHPVIYRHYPELRTTLLTSKGSWESEGTHVARNALAFAVGNETYLFSNLKVFLDYQANFSSSTFCNYLKAGSTLEF, encoded by the coding sequence ATGAAGCTTAAAAAGATACTCATGCGCAATCTCTCTCTACGTCTACTTGCTCTGTTTTCTCTAACCTTTATTACTTCCTTAGAAGCTAGAGATCTATCTTTCCCCTTCATTATCCCTTCCTTAGGTCTTCCCTCTTTCCCTGATTCTTTAGAAGCTTATATGGAGGAGACAAATTTATTAGGAAATACACGTGGAGCAACTTCCCTTACTTTAGATGGTTATCAAAAACTCATAGCCTCCGCACAACTAACAATTTCACAAGGCGCTGTTTTAGATTGTCACAACTTAGATATTTGCAATACGCAAGGCCCTATGATCTTTGTAAACAACAGTACACAAAAAGCAGGGGGAACATTTTTTGCAAATAAATTGCAGATATCTGGTAACAATGGCTTTATTCTATTTTCCAATAACTCAGCAAGAAATAGCTCTACCGATATCAACGCTAGTATATTTTCTTTGGCAGGAGCTATACGAGCAGACCAACTTGGAATAACTAATAACAAACAACCTGTTTATTTCTTAATGAACTCCTCAGTTACTGATGGAGGGGCTATACAAACAACAAATACCATCACGTTATCAGATAATAAAGCGCCATGTCTCTTTTATAGTAACTTATCCCTATGGGATACGGGTAGAGGTGGGGCTATACGAACAAATAGTTTCGAAAGCTCGAAGAATACTAAAGACATTTTATTTATTGATAATCGTGCAGGAACAGGTGGAGGAATTGCTTCATACGGTGGTTGTACTTTTTCTAACAATCAAGGAAATATCGTCTTTTCAAATAATGTATCTTCTAATCTAGGCGGAACAAATAATTCTAATGGAGGCGGTATAACAGCTAACTCTTTAGGATTTACTGGAAATTCTGGAAAAATCATTTTCCAAAATAATTCCTCCACAGGATCAGGAGGAGCTGTTCAATGTAGCTCTTTAAATATTAGCGAAAATCATGACATATATTTCCTTGATAATTCTGCAGAAAAAGGCGGAGCTATAAGCAGCGGATCTCTATCTATATCTGCAGATTACGGCAATGTAACTTTCAGCAATAACCTTTGTCTTCCTGTTAGTGGGGATATATATAGAAATGCCATAAATGTAGGAAATAACTCTAAAATAGAGTTAGGAGCGAAATACTCCCGAGCTATTCTTTTTTACGATCCTATAGAACATGACGGTACGGGATCTAGTATAGTCATCAATCCCCATAGCGATCATCAAGGCTGTGTGGTTTTTTCAGGAGCTACTGTCTACGAAGATCTGAAAACAGAGAAGAATCTGTTTTCACAATCTAAAACTAAAGTAGAGCTTAAAAATGGGGTTCTTGCCATCGAAGATGGTGCAGGAATAGCTACCTACCAATTTGAGCAAACCGGTGGCAGGTTATGCCTTGGAAGCGGAGGAACTCTCGCAGCAAAAGAACAAAGTGATAGTGTGAAAACTGCTACAGCGACAATAACAGATCTTGGTCTAAACCTTCCTTCACTACTTTCAGGATCACAACCTGCAAAATTATGGATCTATCCTTCAGCTACAACAACAGCTGGGGCCACAACAACATTTGCAGAAAATACTGCAGCTTCCATCACCCTATCGGGAAATCTTACACTAACTGATGAAGAAGGCAATAACCCCTACGATACTCTAGATCTATCTCAAGGTAGGAATCATATTCCCCTACTCTATCTTTGTGATAATACGGCTTCGAAAATTACTTTAGACAACCTCAATGTCAATGCGATTAATGATACAGAGCATTACGGTTATCAGGGATTATGGGCTTTAAAATGGGAAGCTAAGACAACCGTCACAGACAGTACCTCAGCAGATAAAGCCAATACTAATCATAAATACCTGTATGGAGATTGGACACCAACGCACTACCTCCCTAATCCAAAATACCAAACAGTACTTGTTGCTAATGCTCTTTGGGAGACTTTCTATACAACGATGTCAAGCATGCGCACGTTTCCTGATATCATGGAAATTCCCGCTATCTTTGAACTGCAAGGACAGGGATTGATAACATCGATTCATCAAGACAATCGTCTGAAGAAACCTGGATTCCGCATGGAATCCTCAGGATATGCTGTAGGCACATCTTCAGTAAAAGAAACACAACAGAGAATCTCTTTTTCCTTTGCTCAGCATTTTGCCCATCTTAAAGAAAAGGAATCAGAAAATAAGCTTTCTTCGAAAAACTATGTTGCGGGTATGCAGCTGCGCCTTCCTTGGTTTGATAAGGATGTAATTACAACCACAACATTGATTTATAACTATGGCTCTCACAAAACAAAACACAACTATAGAAAAGAGAACAAAATCTCTCGTGGAGATTTCTATAGCCATAGCTTTGCAGCATCTTTCAACACCACATTTGAGCTAAATCCAATTTATGAAGGTTTTGACTGTGCTCTATTCATAGAAGCTATGGCCTTTAGAGGATCATTATCTAGTTTCTCAGAAATCGGAGATTATGCAAGAAGCTTTGCGGTTATTCATCCACTATATAATGTTACCCTACCTATGGGGATTCTCTGCCAATGGTCACATGATGTACATCTTCTATCCTCTTGGAAACTACAACTTGCCTACCATCCTGTGATCTATAGACACTATCCTGAATTGCGCACTACACTATTAACAAGTAAGGGATCTTGGGAATCCGAAGGTACTCACGTTGCACGTAATGCACTAGCGTTTGCTGTAGGCAATGAAACCTATCTATTCTCAAATCTAAAAGTCTTTTTAGATTACCAAGCGAATTTCTCTTCTTCTACATTCTGCAACTATCTAAAAGCAGGTAGTACCCTAGAATTTTAA
- a CDS encoding polymorphic outer membrane protein middle domain-containing protein, with product MYLAPLSLVLFLCFCSYGYGKEHSTTDDNSSLSHFDFPIPMREYSPIDKRLSRDVSKDLSISNYLQTEFFSDQSNRDKGGAVTCKSLNLTNNLGTIFFVGNRALQNGGAVYAVENVSISKNTSVVFSKNNSLDLFSTPMNSTCFGGAVATKNFEASYNTKSLEFIANSAKMYGGAIYAETKCAFSNNSADILFEGNLSTFMPSFGGAIYTATCEITNNSGKITFINNGGQGGAIQATTSTTIKDNTGTIIFMNNRASISGMNPFTANDEYSEGGGILSSQITIENNTGPIYFDGNMASAYGGALDYTNLTIKNNGPVYFLNNSAHQGAALYVKNGSGTTTISADNGDIIFDNNVMNEGNRLRRSINYFRGSHTLSLGARQDYKICLYDTINTSNLTTLSINPEAYHIGAVVFSGKHVQPALANDIENFQTSYTGEITLKYGTLAIKSGAQLSAYKITQSESTYLALGKNTVVRTQEKSSSDKTSVLELKNLLIDLPEVLSPQSEPPMIWIYPDTNNSNFTENTTAKITITGSVELYDGKEKDFYDSLDLSQPINGVALLHLSETSGNPITTTDLNIQTINPGEHYGYQGLWSPYWGEITTVTNDASAATANTKHRYLYADWTPLGYTPNPLYKGDLVPNLLWQSAYLIANIPSSMPKSNLEENMFIEGEGLGLYIHQKNKHGNSGFSSRAYGYAVKGQAKSATNQCFALSFAQVIEKTLENQTNHKSNSHSYLASLSYHVPWFDESLITSASFRYCYSDHHLKNSYNHGQEKSQAEFYNHALCAVFGWALPEWYAFSHFSITPFMQMIALQVEQTNIKEVGDHARTFSNQNPLRNIALPIGGEISGSSYSKIPTTWELEFSYRPTIYRNKPKVLTTLLASKGSWTSSATSVTKNAFHAKGKYSIDPFPNLRVFLNYQLDLSSSTTAHYIHAGSRWLF from the coding sequence ATGTATTTAGCGCCTCTCTCTTTAGTTTTGTTCCTTTGTTTCTGCTCTTACGGATACGGAAAAGAGCATTCTACAACGGATGATAATTCTTCTCTTTCTCATTTCGACTTTCCTATTCCTATGAGGGAATATTCTCCGATAGACAAACGTTTATCGAGAGATGTCTCTAAAGATCTGTCAATATCGAATTATCTTCAGACGGAATTCTTCTCTGATCAATCTAACAGAGATAAGGGGGGCGCGGTTACCTGCAAATCTCTGAATCTAACGAACAATCTGGGGACCATTTTCTTTGTAGGAAATAGGGCTTTACAAAACGGTGGAGCCGTTTATGCCGTAGAAAATGTTTCAATATCCAAAAACACTAGTGTTGTTTTTTCTAAAAACAACTCTTTAGATTTATTTTCTACACCAATGAATTCTACTTGTTTTGGAGGAGCTGTAGCTACAAAGAACTTCGAAGCTTCTTACAACACGAAATCTTTAGAATTCATTGCCAATAGTGCTAAAATGTATGGCGGAGCCATCTATGCAGAAACAAAATGTGCTTTTTCCAACAACTCTGCTGATATTCTTTTTGAAGGGAATCTCTCTACGTTTATGCCTAGTTTTGGTGGGGCAATTTATACAGCAACTTGTGAAATTACTAATAATTCAGGGAAAATCACTTTTATTAATAATGGAGGACAAGGTGGGGCTATTCAAGCCACCACATCAACAACTATCAAAGATAACACTGGCACAATTATTTTTATGAATAATCGTGCATCTATATCTGGTATGAATCCTTTCACAGCCAATGATGAATATTCCGAAGGCGGAGGTATTCTTAGTTCACAAATTACTATAGAAAACAATACCGGACCTATTTACTTCGATGGGAATATGGCTTCTGCTTACGGAGGAGCACTAGATTATACCAACCTTACCATCAAAAATAATGGCCCTGTATATTTCTTAAATAATAGTGCACATCAAGGGGCTGCTTTATATGTAAAAAACGGTAGCGGCACAACCACTATCTCCGCAGATAATGGAGATATTATTTTTGATAATAACGTTATGAATGAAGGCAATCGTCTTCGCCGGTCCATAAATTATTTTCGGGGTTCTCATACTCTATCCTTAGGAGCTCGCCAAGATTATAAAATATGTCTCTATGATACGATAAATACCTCTAATCTCACGACTTTATCTATCAATCCTGAGGCTTACCATATAGGGGCCGTAGTATTTTCAGGAAAGCATGTACAGCCTGCTTTAGCTAATGACATAGAGAATTTTCAAACCAGCTATACTGGAGAAATCACCCTTAAATACGGCACTCTAGCTATAAAGAGCGGTGCTCAGCTTTCCGCATATAAAATTACACAAAGTGAATCTACCTACCTAGCTCTAGGGAAAAATACTGTTGTTAGAACACAAGAGAAAAGTTCTTCTGATAAAACTAGCGTTTTAGAGCTAAAAAATCTCCTCATTGATCTTCCGGAAGTTTTAAGTCCTCAATCTGAACCTCCGATGATATGGATTTATCCAGATACAAATAATAGTAATTTTACGGAAAATACTACGGCGAAAATCACGATAACAGGCTCTGTGGAGCTTTACGACGGGAAAGAAAAAGATTTTTACGACAGTTTAGATCTCTCTCAACCTATCAATGGTGTAGCTTTGCTACACCTTTCCGAGACTTCTGGCAATCCCATTACAACTACAGATTTGAATATCCAAACGATAAATCCTGGTGAGCACTACGGTTATCAAGGTCTTTGGTCTCCCTATTGGGGAGAAATTACAACAGTAACAAACGATGCTAGTGCAGCTACAGCTAATACTAAACATAGATATCTCTATGCTGATTGGACACCGTTAGGCTACACACCAAATCCTTTATACAAAGGAGATCTTGTTCCTAATCTCCTTTGGCAATCTGCCTACCTTATAGCAAATATTCCCTCATCGATGCCTAAAAGCAATCTCGAAGAAAATATGTTTATCGAGGGAGAAGGATTAGGACTCTATATCCATCAAAAGAATAAACATGGAAATTCAGGATTTTCTTCTCGAGCTTATGGCTATGCCGTAAAAGGGCAAGCAAAATCAGCAACAAATCAGTGCTTCGCTTTATCTTTTGCTCAGGTTATTGAGAAAACTCTAGAAAATCAAACGAATCATAAAAGTAACTCCCACAGCTACCTTGCTAGTCTTTCCTACCATGTGCCTTGGTTTGATGAGTCTTTAATTACATCAGCATCTTTTAGATACTGCTATTCAGATCATCATCTGAAAAACTCTTACAATCATGGACAAGAAAAATCACAAGCTGAGTTCTACAATCACGCTTTATGTGCAGTTTTTGGATGGGCTTTACCCGAATGGTATGCTTTTTCTCATTTTTCAATCACACCATTCATGCAGATGATTGCTCTACAAGTAGAGCAAACAAATATAAAAGAAGTTGGGGATCATGCGCGTACATTTTCTAATCAAAATCCCCTAAGAAATATAGCCTTGCCTATAGGAGGAGAAATCTCCGGTTCTTCTTATTCTAAAATTCCTACAACATGGGAATTAGAATTTTCCTATCGGCCAACAATCTATAGAAATAAACCGAAGGTGCTCACCACTTTACTTGCAAGTAAAGGATCATGGACATCTTCAGCAACCTCCGTAACGAAAAATGCCTTCCATGCTAAGGGAAAATATTCCATTGATCCTTTCCCTAATTTACGTGTTTTCTTGAACTACCAACTCGACCTATCTTCATCTACAACAGCACATTATATACATGCAGGAAGTAGGTGGTTATTTTAA
- a CDS encoding polymorphic outer membrane protein middle domain-containing protein, with protein sequence MPLSLRSSSFCFLACLCSSGWVSAQTINQAKLTPPLYDIGEAFHLTSNCFIEDAYGAKFPSSFLGSSTNFTIFGRNRSLTFAQCHAPVKEGSSLISATEALTLTNLSKLVLNENVSTGKNGLISGKNISVTSSRSVIVTNNRTPYTPVVTSVTTPNASTTVNCFCGSAIRTETKLDITKIRGNITFDSNSGNFGAALLNDTAATCNIENNSAAISFSQNFAACGGGAIYDGTITFKNNSGPITLAGNTAANGLLTTTPTPAKVIGAGCGGAICAPTKSVSFANNTGECAINYNLAEKDGGAIYATTCDLTTSSNTYLNKNAAKGNGGAICTKALTINSKGPMVFFNNRAEKGGAIYVASTVGETNNPPNSTLSLTASSGDMVFIGNMLDNRPGTRNAIQVEGDGKITSLNATGLSNIIFHDPITNKGPTTTNPTTLDTIKINSTGFAGSVKFTSETLTISEKLNPANSTTSLFGKVVIEDGQLVVTNNATVNVLGLTAETGRLTLGSGASVGLLTTTNNQPTPENFSIKKLGFDVKSYLNPNYTTATVTTSNSKTITLEGSLDVVSEDNEDLYDNPLLLASLSIPIATFTSNNGSATDPIKTNFTVGDLAVSQHYGYQGVWSSTWTTPLLAPTPNGGIPTGTNNRTLYVVWRPDPAYHAPYVLDPERRGELVSNTLWTSFLATQAFSEALEETFLSEHEGVLVSAKAIGSYVRHPVQKTHDGFKGRYGGYQASIGIHYPDDASVGLAFGQLYGQVKSKPYDAQSTEQISLVAFFGKFPVVTENTATSISWEASYGYAVNHMKTNYLNSITQRTRKSKGRWHNNTYYASVSVEHPFLTWCTLTRKVARDLELSGFISAEFMGGWQNAFSEKGALPRSFSRGRGHNITLPIGFTSEWYTPFKKAPSTLTLKLAYKPDVYRVNPHNVITILANGESIPITGAQIPRNGFYLQMHDSVELSQHATGFVDYVFDSKKSYAGHRITTGLQGRF encoded by the coding sequence ATGCCTCTTTCTTTAAGATCTTCTTCTTTTTGCTTTTTGGCTTGCTTATGCAGCTCGGGGTGGGTTTCTGCCCAAACCATAAATCAAGCTAAGCTTACGCCTCCTTTGTATGATATAGGAGAAGCTTTCCACCTGACTTCGAATTGTTTCATTGAAGATGCCTATGGAGCTAAGTTCCCCTCATCTTTCTTAGGATCGAGCACAAACTTCACTATATTCGGAAGAAATCGCTCACTAACATTTGCGCAATGTCATGCTCCTGTAAAAGAAGGTTCATCGTTAATCTCAGCTACAGAAGCACTGACATTGACAAATCTTTCTAAGCTTGTTCTTAACGAAAACGTCTCTACAGGAAAGAATGGCCTTATCTCAGGGAAAAATATCTCAGTCACTTCCTCAAGATCCGTAATAGTTACAAATAACAGAACCCCCTATACTCCTGTAGTTACTAGCGTTACCACTCCTAACGCCTCAACCACAGTAAACTGTTTTTGCGGTTCTGCAATTCGTACAGAGACAAAATTAGATATTACGAAAATTCGTGGTAATATTACCTTTGATAGCAACTCCGGAAACTTCGGAGCAGCTCTCCTTAATGATACGGCAGCCACCTGCAACATTGAGAATAACTCCGCAGCAATCTCTTTCTCTCAAAACTTTGCTGCTTGTGGTGGAGGAGCTATTTATGACGGAACGATTACCTTTAAGAATAACTCCGGACCGATTACCCTAGCGGGAAACACTGCAGCAAATGGATTACTAACAACTACTCCCACTCCTGCTAAAGTTATAGGTGCAGGTTGTGGAGGTGCGATTTGCGCACCAACAAAGTCTGTGAGCTTTGCTAATAATACTGGTGAGTGTGCCATAAATTATAACCTTGCTGAAAAAGACGGCGGGGCAATTTATGCGACTACATGTGATCTTACAACTAGTTCTAATACCTATTTAAATAAAAATGCTGCCAAAGGAAACGGTGGAGCTATCTGTACAAAGGCTCTTACTATAAATTCTAAAGGCCCTATGGTGTTCTTTAACAACAGGGCAGAGAAAGGTGGGGCTATTTATGTTGCTTCTACTGTTGGTGAAACTAATAATCCTCCAAATTCAACGTTAAGTTTAACAGCAAGTTCTGGGGATATGGTCTTTATCGGCAATATGCTCGACAATCGTCCAGGAACACGTAATGCTATCCAAGTTGAAGGAGATGGTAAAATCACCTCTCTTAATGCTACAGGATTATCTAATATAATCTTTCATGATCCTATTACAAATAAGGGTCCCACAACTACAAATCCCACAACTTTAGACACGATTAAAATCAACTCTACTGGCTTTGCTGGATCAGTAAAATTCACTTCAGAGACACTTACCATATCAGAGAAGTTAAACCCAGCAAACTCTACAACTTCCTTATTTGGTAAAGTTGTTATTGAAGACGGTCAACTTGTTGTAACTAACAATGCTACAGTCAATGTTCTTGGTTTAACTGCAGAAACAGGCAGACTAACTTTAGGTTCTGGAGCATCTGTTGGCTTGCTTACAACAACAAATAATCAGCCTACTCCAGAAAACTTTAGCATTAAAAAATTAGGTTTTGATGTTAAGTCTTATCTAAATCCCAATTATACCACCGCCACTGTCACAACATCTAATAGTAAGACAATTACATTAGAAGGTTCTTTAGATGTTGTTTCTGAGGATAACGAAGATCTCTATGATAATCCCTTATTGTTAGCCTCATTGTCTATTCCTATAGCTACCTTCACAAGTAATAACGGTAGCGCTACTGATCCAATAAAAACGAACTTCACCGTAGGAGATCTTGCTGTTTCTCAACATTACGGCTATCAAGGAGTGTGGTCATCTACATGGACAACACCATTACTAGCTCCTACACCTAATGGCGGCATCCCAACAGGAACAAATAATCGTACTCTCTATGTTGTATGGAGACCAGATCCCGCCTACCATGCTCCCTATGTTTTAGATCCTGAACGTCGTGGAGAACTTGTATCCAATACCCTATGGACTTCCTTCTTAGCAACGCAGGCATTCTCAGAAGCTTTAGAAGAAACCTTCCTTTCTGAACACGAAGGTGTTCTTGTTTCTGCAAAAGCTATCGGTAGCTATGTCCGTCATCCTGTACAGAAGACACATGATGGATTTAAAGGAAGATACGGAGGTTATCAAGCCTCTATTGGTATCCATTATCCTGATGATGCTTCTGTAGGCTTAGCTTTTGGTCAGCTTTATGGTCAGGTAAAGAGCAAACCTTACGATGCACAAAGTACAGAACAAATCAGTTTAGTTGCTTTCTTCGGGAAATTCCCCGTTGTTACAGAAAATACTGCAACGAGCATCTCCTGGGAAGCTTCATATGGTTACGCAGTAAACCATATGAAAACAAATTACCTAAACTCCATCACGCAAAGAACCAGAAAGTCTAAGGGACGTTGGCATAACAATACATACTATGCTTCCGTATCTGTAGAACATCCGTTCTTAACATGGTGCACTCTTACACGTAAAGTTGCTCGTGATCTTGAGCTCTCAGGATTTATATCCGCAGAGTTTATGGGTGGTTGGCAAAATGCATTTTCTGAAAAAGGTGCGCTACCACGTAGTTTTTCTAGAGGTCGTGGGCACAACATTACCCTACCTATTGGATTTACTTCCGAATGGTACACACCATTTAAAAAGGCACCTTCAACTCTGACATTAAAACTCGCTTATAAGCCTGATGTCTATAGAGTGAACCCACATAACGTAATCACTATCTTAGCTAACGGTGAGAGTATTCCTATAACGGGAGCACAAATCCCTCGTAATGGATTCTACCTACAGATGCATGACAGTGTAGAACTCTCCCAACACGCTACAGGATTCGTAGATTACGTATTTGATTCGAAAAAATCTTATGCAGGCCATCGCATCACGACAGGACTGCAAGGAAGATTTTAA